A genome region from Geobacter pickeringii includes the following:
- a CDS encoding ribonuclease Z produces the protein MKKRLPFRYLEPTFCAGLLDDPLLLVNVRPLGRAILFDCGQLHHLAKRVLKSLDAVFVSHAHMDHFMGFDTLVRHIHVSPRTVELFGPPDLARKVEAKLAGYDWNLTEPYWCTFRVHEVHPGRILSFTFPGSEGFPRHPAGERERHGAEIWRNDFLTVAAELCDHNAIPTLVFRIFERPGFWIDGDKMAAAGLVAGEWLRELKQRFYRGELDGKEIAAPLRAATGEVAWRSFEGRGLFEAIRRDQEQASIGYLTDIGANGGNLATVRRLLDRVTLLACECSFLAADVAKARNSHHLCTTDVSLLARELRPAHLLPMHLSKSYNTKGHLLYEELALPPETRLIRLPEHLTPRPLLPAEFPRLGGA, from the coding sequence ATGAAGAAACGCCTCCCCTTCCGCTATCTGGAGCCGACCTTCTGCGCCGGACTCCTGGACGACCCGCTCCTCCTGGTGAACGTCCGCCCCCTGGGACGGGCGATCCTCTTCGACTGCGGCCAGCTCCACCACCTGGCGAAACGGGTCCTGAAATCCCTCGACGCGGTCTTCGTCAGCCACGCCCACATGGACCACTTCATGGGGTTCGACACCCTGGTCCGCCACATCCACGTCTCGCCCCGGACGGTGGAGCTCTTCGGCCCGCCGGACCTCGCCCGGAAGGTGGAGGCAAAGCTCGCCGGCTACGACTGGAACCTGACCGAACCGTACTGGTGCACCTTCCGGGTCCACGAGGTCCACCCCGGTCGCATCCTGAGCTTCACCTTTCCCGGCTCCGAAGGGTTTCCGCGCCACCCGGCCGGGGAACGGGAGCGGCACGGCGCCGAGATCTGGCGCAACGATTTCCTCACCGTGGCGGCGGAGCTCTGCGATCACAACGCCATCCCCACCCTCGTCTTCCGTATTTTCGAGCGCCCCGGCTTCTGGATCGACGGAGACAAGATGGCGGCGGCGGGGCTGGTGGCGGGAGAGTGGCTCCGGGAGCTGAAGCAGCGGTTCTACCGGGGGGAATTGGACGGGAAGGAGATCGCGGCGCCGCTCCGCGCGGCGACAGGGGAGGTGGCGTGGCGCTCCTTCGAGGGGCGCGGGCTCTTCGAGGCGATCCGCCGGGATCAGGAACAGGCCAGCATTGGCTACCTCACCGACATCGGCGCCAACGGGGGAAATCTGGCCACGGTGCGCCGCCTCCTCGACAGGGTGACGCTCCTCGCCTGCGAATGCTCCTTCCTGGCGGCGGACGTGGCCAAGGCGCGGAACTCCCACCACCTCTGCACGACGGACGTCTCCCTCCTCGCCCGGGAGCTCCGGCCGGCACATCTCCTCCCGATGCACCTCTCCAAGAGCTACAACACGAAGGGCCACCTCCTCTACGAGGAGCTGGCCCTTCCGCCGGAAACCCGGCTCATCCGCCTTCCCGAACACCTCACCCCCCGGCCGCTGCTGCCGGCGGAGTTTCCCCGGCTCGGGGGAGCATGA
- the hemB gene encoding porphobilinogen synthase produces MFYPTFRARRIRGKEVFRRMVRETSLSANDLIYPMFSAFGTGIRKEISSMPGIYQQSIEHIVEEAQEAYELGVPAVILFGIPETKDAVGSDAYAEHGIIQETIRALKKQVPGLAVITDVCMCEYTDHGHCGIIKDGDVDNDETLELLAKEALSHAQAGADMVAPSDMMDGRVMAIRETLDNNGYKHIPIMSYSAKYASGYYGPFREAAESTPQFGDRRSYQMDPGNRREAIRETRMDVEEGADIIMVKPGLPYLDILRDLREEFDLPLAVYNVSGEYSMVKAAARNGWIDEERVIMETLLSFKRAGADLILTYHAVEAARMLKRG; encoded by the coding sequence ATGTTCTATCCCACCTTCAGGGCCCGCCGAATCCGGGGCAAAGAGGTCTTCCGCCGGATGGTCCGCGAAACCTCCCTCTCCGCCAACGACCTGATCTACCCGATGTTCTCCGCCTTCGGCACCGGGATCAGGAAAGAGATATCCTCCATGCCGGGGATCTACCAGCAGTCCATCGAACACATCGTCGAGGAGGCCCAGGAGGCGTACGAGCTCGGCGTGCCGGCGGTAATCCTCTTCGGCATCCCCGAGACGAAGGACGCGGTGGGAAGCGACGCCTACGCCGAGCACGGCATCATCCAGGAGACGATCCGGGCACTGAAGAAGCAGGTGCCGGGGCTCGCCGTCATCACCGACGTCTGCATGTGCGAGTACACCGACCACGGCCACTGCGGCATCATCAAGGATGGCGACGTGGACAACGACGAGACCCTGGAGCTCCTGGCGAAGGAGGCCCTCTCCCACGCCCAGGCCGGAGCCGACATGGTGGCCCCCTCCGACATGATGGACGGCCGGGTCATGGCGATCCGCGAGACCCTCGACAACAACGGCTACAAACATATCCCCATCATGAGCTATTCCGCCAAGTACGCCTCGGGGTACTACGGCCCGTTCCGGGAGGCGGCGGAATCGACGCCGCAGTTCGGCGACCGCCGCTCCTACCAGATGGATCCGGGGAACCGCCGGGAGGCGATCCGCGAGACCCGCATGGACGTGGAGGAAGGGGCCGACATCATCATGGTGAAGCCAGGGCTCCCCTATCTCGACATCCTCCGCGACCTCCGGGAGGAGTTCGACCTCCCCCTGGCGGTTTACAACGTCTCCGGCGAGTACAGCATGGTCAAGGCCGCCGCCCGCAACGGCTGGATCGACGAGGAACGGGTCATCATGGAGACGCTCCTCTCCTTCAAGCGGGCCGGCGCCGACCTGATCCTCACCTACCACGCCGTGGAGGCGGCACGGATGCTCAAGCGGGGATAG
- the rdgC gene encoding recombination-associated protein RdgC yields MGILSNTTAICQFRVAGDLPAGDLYPWIAENLAKQSFEPIDHNAAEQSTGWVHLDDHRQMSFDVPAAFWRDHHAVFTLRRDQRKLPAALLKAYLQVAEHEHLSANPGLNRVPKQKREELKEAVRVNLLAKTLPVPSAWDAVWDTRTGIISFTSLSAPIIELFEAQFKKTFEGARLVAIHPYARAEALVADELKPSLERANLATSEAAIDLIRSNQWLGWDFLLWLLHRTMTESSEYRVTRPGPALADDRFVAYLNDRLVLMSAGEAGTQKITVAGPQDHFREALTALANGKRITEATLYLEKEENIWKMTLKGELFHFASLKTPKVTVEKGETVDERSEKEAAFYEKMFVLDEGLQLFDSLFATFLELRLGNGWGSELARIEGWLAGE; encoded by the coding sequence ATGGGTATCCTCTCCAACACTACCGCCATTTGCCAGTTTCGGGTCGCGGGCGATCTCCCCGCCGGCGATCTCTACCCCTGGATCGCGGAGAACCTCGCCAAGCAGTCGTTCGAGCCGATCGACCACAATGCCGCCGAGCAGTCGACGGGATGGGTCCACCTGGACGACCACCGGCAGATGAGCTTCGACGTCCCGGCCGCCTTCTGGCGCGACCACCACGCCGTCTTCACCCTGCGCCGCGACCAGCGCAAGCTTCCGGCCGCCCTCCTCAAGGCCTACCTCCAGGTGGCCGAGCACGAGCATCTCTCCGCCAATCCCGGCCTCAACCGGGTGCCGAAGCAGAAGCGCGAGGAGCTCAAGGAGGCGGTGCGGGTCAATCTCCTCGCCAAGACCCTGCCGGTCCCCTCGGCGTGGGACGCGGTCTGGGACACCCGCACCGGCATCATCAGCTTCACCTCCCTCTCGGCACCGATCATCGAGCTCTTCGAGGCCCAGTTCAAGAAGACCTTCGAGGGGGCGCGGCTGGTGGCGATCCACCCCTACGCCCGGGCGGAGGCGCTGGTGGCCGATGAGCTGAAGCCCTCCCTGGAGCGGGCCAACCTGGCCACTTCCGAGGCGGCCATCGACCTCATCCGGAGCAACCAGTGGCTCGGCTGGGACTTCCTCCTCTGGCTCCTCCACCGGACCATGACCGAGTCGTCCGAGTACCGGGTCACCCGTCCCGGTCCGGCCCTGGCCGACGACCGCTTCGTCGCCTATCTCAACGACCGGCTGGTGCTGATGAGCGCCGGCGAGGCGGGGACCCAGAAGATCACCGTGGCGGGGCCCCAGGACCACTTCCGCGAGGCCCTCACCGCCCTTGCCAATGGGAAGCGGATCACCGAGGCGACCCTCTATCTGGAGAAGGAGGAGAACATCTGGAAGATGACCCTCAAGGGTGAGCTCTTCCACTTCGCCTCCCTCAAGACGCCGAAGGTGACCGTCGAGAAGGGTGAGACCGTGGACGAGCGGAGCGAAAAGGAGGCGGCGTTCTACGAGAAGATGTTCGTCCTGGACGAGGGGCTCCAGCTCTTCGACTCTCTCTTTGCCACCTTCCTGGAGCTTCGCCTCGGAAACGGCTGGGGAAGCGAGCTCGCCCGGATCGAGGGGTGGCTGGCGGGGGAATAA